TAatttctgtgtgtgtgtgtgtgtgtgtgtttttttttgttctgtTTGCAGCATGAACTAATCTTTCCAAGTTAATTAAAATTATGCAATGTTTTCCCTTAGAAATAAGACTTATAGAAGATGTTCTCAGATTCTTCTCCGATCGAGTTGTTAATGCAAGGATGATAGCAAAATGATCATGGAAAGTAAGATCCAAAAGACCTAATTGGATGACATTACCAAACTTTTCAGGCATCTTCTTTCTGGCGTTTCGGAACTTCTGCACTGCAAATTAATTGGAGGAAGTAACTGATAGTTTAGAGATAGAGACTACCACAAATTCGCAAGTTAATTACTTCTGAACATTTAGCTTACTCGTTGGTTGAATCTGGAACACGAAACAACTCGATAGAGAGTCGATGTTTTGCAGATTCATTCCACCTTAGATGGTAGAAATGCTATACGATTTGCTGACCAAAGTACCATAGTTGATGTCTTTTACTGCTGCTAATCAATTCTTCGAAAACATAAATGTCTGGAAAACAATGTTAAGTATGAAGTAGGGGGTTTTGTCCAATGATATTTGTAAAACAAGTTTCCAATAAAATTGAGCCCAATCGATTCTAACAATGAACGGAAAGGGAAAAAATactttttgccttttctttttggtattTGCTTGGACCTGCAGAGTCCTAAACTGCACCTCCTGGTGCCAAAAAGAATACACACTGTCCTGGCAATATGATGTTGATATGCGGTCGATTAAGGAAttgaattttcacattttccgCGTGGATTTCTCTGTAACAAAGAAAAGCATTTGCGGATCAATATGGGTGACGGCAATATTCTCAAATATGCGGCTCAGGTAAATCAGATCACATTTACTATAGTTTGCAGTAATATCTTAAATCTCTAGTCCAAACAAGACAAATTCTGAACTTGTAATCTGAAATTGTTCATTGTGAGACATTTTACCCCCACCTCTCTTCATGACAAACCGACAGATTACGGTGACCATTTTAAGTTTCCCTATGCCAGAAAAGTGAGCTCTTTACATTCTTTTTGCCCGTTCAGGCATCAACAAACCTGATACTGCAGAATTCAGTAACAGAAATGCAGCTCGCATCACAATGCAGCATAATCCTATCAATGATGCCTGCGGCGATCCTTCTCCCTCGATGAATAAGAACTGTGGTACTCGCGATCTACAACAGATGAAATGCAACTCAAAAAAGGTCTACTATAGCAACAGTTTGCCCAAGAAAAATCATCAGATAACTGATTTACTTACCTCGAGAAGAGTGATGTTTCGATTTCTCCCCATGCCCTGAAGTGCGAGGGGAAAATATCAAATGACGAGTCATTCATTTTCACTAAGACAGAAAAGTGGCAAAGAGATTGCAAATCTGCAAATATACTAAAAGATACTTACCTTTGTCCCTTGAGCGATGACTCCTGTCCTTAATTTTATCCCTGTCTCTCTCACTGTCCTGTCTTTCCCTTTCTCTTTCCCGTTCCCGTTCTCGTTCCCGATCAGATTCCCTTCCCCTATCACGGTCCCGGGATTTCACTCTCTCCTTCTCCTTGCTGCGATCCCTGTCCCTTTCATTCTTGTCCCTTTCCTCACTTGCCTCTGTTTTATGCTCGGACATTGATTTTGAAAGAggttcttctcttgactctccATCGATAGGCAAGCTTCTAGATTCCCCATCACTTTTCTTCGAGTCATTTAATTTGTCTGAAGCACCTTTGGATTGTGCATCCTTGCCTGATTCTTGATTGGCTCCAGTAGATGTCCCCCTGGGGCTGGTATTATTATCATTTGCAGGTGGGACACTCAAGGATCCTTCCTGCATTTAACAAAGAATAAATCAATTCATACATTTATAATGCTACACGATACACATTTGACTGATTGAACCACagtaaaaactaaaatttaaaaacacAAAACATGCATGCCTAAGCATAGCAAAACAGAGAAAACTAACCCTTGGTGGCTGAGGCGATAAATCCCATGATTTGTTAGATGTTGTAAACGACCCTCCATCCTTGCATACAGGAATGTACTGTGCCTTGGGAAGGCTATACAAGTGGGCAAGTACTCTGCAAACCTCATCTATCCCAGATTTGTCTGCATCAAATGCCTTCCACCAAGGAGGATTCTCAGGTAGGGGTACCTGAAACCTACGAGCTGCTGCATAAACAAC
This portion of the Coffea arabica cultivar ET-39 chromosome 2e, Coffea Arabica ET-39 HiFi, whole genome shotgun sequence genome encodes:
- the LOC113732758 gene encoding cyclin-L1-1 isoform X1; this encodes MIYTAIDTFYLTDEQLENSPSRKDGIDIATETTLRIYGCDLIQESGILLRLPQAVMATGQVLFHRFYCKKTFARFNVKRVAASCVWLASKLEESPRKARQVLVVFHRMECRRENLPIEHLDTSLKKYVELKADLVRTERHLLKEMGFICHVEHPHKFISNYLRVLETPELSQEAWNLANDSLRTTLCVRFKSEVVACGVVYAAARRFQVPLPENPPWWKAFDADKSGIDEVCRVLAHLYSLPKAQYIPVCKDGGSFTTSNKSWDLSPQPPREGSLSVPPANDNNTSPRGTSTGANQESGKDAQSKGASDKLNDSKKSDGESRSLPIDGESREEPLSKSMSEHKTEASEERDKNERDRDRSKEKERVKSRDRDRGRESDRERERERERERERQDSERDRDKIKDRSHRSRDKGHGEKSKHHSSRDREYHSSYSSREKDRRRHH